A window of Roseovarius sp. THAF27 contains these coding sequences:
- a CDS encoding extracellular solute-binding protein: MKLTKTLMATTALTVAAASAHAQEMTDSMTIVSWGGAYQASQQKAYAEPYKEMNEGLEVIWDESSNEAVAKLRAMDEAGNITWDVVDVVAADALRLCDEGLAMEIDPEEDLAAAPDGTSAEEDFGELLVGDCFIPQIVYSTTFGYRTDMVPEGVEAPNDICDVFDLETYPGKRALEKRPINNVEWALLCDGVAKEEVYDVLATAEGQQQALDKLATIKDEVIWWSAGADTPQLLADGEVFMGSTYNGRLFAAIEEQDQPIGMMWDAQVFDLDGWIIPEGLPEDRLARAKDFIMFATDTQRLADQAKYISYGPARASSAPLVGQHAELGIDMAPHMPTDPENAQNTFLYNYEFWADYRDDIDAKFQAWLAQ; this comes from the coding sequence ATGAAACTGACGAAAACACTTATGGCGACGACCGCACTGACGGTTGCTGCTGCGTCGGCTCACGCACAGGAAATGACGGATTCGATGACCATCGTATCCTGGGGCGGCGCCTACCAGGCGAGCCAGCAGAAAGCGTATGCCGAGCCGTACAAGGAAATGAACGAAGGCCTGGAAGTGATCTGGGACGAAAGCTCGAACGAGGCCGTGGCCAAGCTGCGCGCCATGGACGAGGCCGGCAACATCACCTGGGATGTGGTCGACGTCGTGGCCGCTGACGCGCTGCGCCTGTGCGACGAAGGCCTGGCCATGGAAATCGACCCCGAGGAAGACCTGGCCGCCGCGCCCGATGGCACCTCGGCCGAGGAAGATTTCGGCGAGCTGCTGGTGGGTGACTGCTTCATCCCGCAGATCGTATATTCGACCACCTTCGGCTATCGCACCGACATGGTGCCGGAAGGCGTGGAAGCGCCCAACGACATCTGCGACGTGTTCGACCTGGAAACCTATCCGGGCAAGCGTGCGCTGGAAAAGCGCCCGATCAACAACGTCGAATGGGCGCTGCTGTGTGACGGCGTCGCCAAGGAAGAAGTCTATGACGTCCTGGCGACCGCCGAAGGCCAGCAACAGGCACTGGACAAGCTGGCAACCATCAAGGACGAGGTGATCTGGTGGTCCGCCGGTGCCGACACGCCGCAGCTTCTGGCCGATGGCGAAGTGTTCATGGGCTCGACCTACAACGGTCGTCTGTTTGCCGCCATCGAAGAGCAGGATCAGCCGATCGGCATGATGTGGGACGCGCAGGTGTTCGACCTGGACGGCTGGATCATCCCCGAGGGCCTGCCCGAAGATCGCCTGGCACGCGCCAAGGACTTCATCATGTTCGCGACCGACACGCAGCGTCTGGCGGACCAGGCCAAGTACATCTCGTACGGTCCGGCCCGTGCCTCCTCGGCACCGCTGGTGGGTCAGCACGCGGAACTGGGCATCGACATGGCGCCGCACATGCCGACCGACCCGGAGAACGCGCAGAACACGTTCCTCTACAACTACGAGTTCTGGGCTGACTACCGCGACGACATCGACGCCAAATTCCAGGCGTGGCTGGCGCAATAA
- a CDS encoding M24 family metallopeptidase, with amino-acid sequence MKDLPFTPVEYDRRLKRARAAMEERGLDAVFITDPSNQNWLTGYDGWSFYVHQGAILTMDGPPLWWGRHMDMLGGRRTCWMENDFILGYGDHFVQSTERHPMQDLAEVLKRYGLETATIGVEMENYYYSAKAHAVLCAEMPNAKIVDATTLVNWQRIVKSEEELVLIRKAARISEKVMRTAIDMAEPGLRKNDLVASILKAGIEGVDDDWGDYPAIMPLTPSGLDATAAHLTWNGNPMQPGEATFFELSGCYRRYHAPLCRTVFLGGEPPQDIRDAEKAQLEGIEAGLDAARPGNRTCDIAQALLDVLAKYEIKREGRMGYPVGVSYPPDWGERTASIRLEDETVLEPGMVFHFMPALWMDTWGLETTETILINEDGPAECLCNMPRQMFVKD; translated from the coding sequence ATGAAAGACCTGCCCTTCACCCCCGTAGAGTACGACCGCCGCCTCAAGCGGGCACGGGCCGCGATGGAAGAACGCGGGCTTGATGCGGTCTTTATCACGGACCCGTCCAACCAGAACTGGCTGACCGGCTATGACGGCTGGTCCTTCTACGTGCACCAAGGCGCGATCCTGACGATGGACGGCCCGCCCCTGTGGTGGGGCCGACACATGGACATGCTGGGGGGTCGCAGGACCTGCTGGATGGAGAATGATTTCATCCTCGGATATGGTGACCATTTCGTGCAGTCGACCGAGCGGCATCCGATGCAGGACCTGGCAGAAGTGCTCAAGCGGTACGGGCTGGAGACGGCGACGATCGGGGTGGAGATGGAGAACTACTACTACTCCGCCAAGGCCCATGCCGTGCTTTGCGCCGAGATGCCGAATGCCAAGATCGTCGACGCTACAACGCTGGTGAACTGGCAGCGGATCGTGAAGTCCGAGGAAGAACTGGTGCTGATCCGCAAGGCGGCGCGCATCTCGGAAAAGGTCATGCGCACCGCCATCGACATGGCCGAGCCGGGACTGCGCAAGAACGACCTTGTGGCCAGCATTCTGAAGGCCGGGATCGAGGGCGTGGACGACGACTGGGGCGACTATCCGGCGATCATGCCGCTGACGCCCTCGGGCCTTGACGCCACCGCGGCGCACCTGACCTGGAACGGCAACCCGATGCAGCCGGGCGAGGCGACTTTCTTTGAGCTTTCAGGGTGTTACCGCCGCTATCACGCGCCTCTGTGCCGCACCGTGTTCCTTGGCGGCGAGCCGCCGCAGGACATTCGCGACGCCGAAAAGGCGCAGCTGGAAGGCATCGAGGCGGGGCTGGACGCGGCGCGGCCCGGCAACCGCACCTGCGACATCGCGCAGGCCCTGCTGGACGTGCTGGCCAAGTACGAGATCAAGCGGGAAGGGCGCATGGGCTACCCCGTCGGCGTCAGCTATCCGCCGGACTGGGGCGAGCGGACGGCGTCGATCCGGCTGGAGGACGAGACGGTGCTGGAACCCGGCATGGTGTTCCACTTCATGCCTGCGCTGTGGATGGACACCTGGGGTCTGGAGACGACCGAGACGATCCTGATCAACGAGGACGGCCCGGCGGAATGCCTGTGCAACATGCCCCGGCAGATGTTCGTCAAGGACTGA
- a CDS encoding ABC transporter permease yields the protein MTDQDDGYTVTIPRPPLTGFTLPLTAVLGAMFGFVAGNVYGQPWLGALVGAVIGAGIAALAHQMSGQRTQTRWGIIAAFAIAGFFAGGLGAAISGVIIGAVLSWFAYWLDTGDYRKNVPIYYTPGQVLWHNTFLFICGFVFFFLIAPLIPVMWLSFNAENFFTFTPEMLNFQAEGYSLKHYRDFLGTDEWMTPLKNSLIIAPFATFISVSLGTLAAIGLSQSHVPGRQAIMAILISPMIVPLIISATGMFFFYAPLGNWLEANLGLDQAFVGYVKVILAHAALGVPFVIITVTATLVGFDRSLTRASANMGANPVTTFFRVQMPLILPGVISGGLFAFITSFDEVVVVLFVGSAQQQTLPWQMFTGLREQISPTILAAATILVTISILLLTTVELLRRRSERLRGLSPG from the coding sequence ATGACCGATCAAGACGATGGCTACACAGTCACCATTCCGCGCCCGCCGCTGACCGGGTTCACCTTGCCGCTGACGGCGGTTCTGGGCGCCATGTTCGGCTTTGTCGCGGGCAACGTCTATGGCCAGCCCTGGCTTGGCGCGCTTGTCGGCGCGGTCATCGGCGCCGGCATTGCGGCACTGGCGCACCAGATGTCGGGCCAGCGCACGCAGACCCGGTGGGGTATCATCGCCGCCTTCGCCATTGCGGGCTTTTTTGCAGGCGGTCTGGGTGCGGCGATATCCGGTGTCATCATCGGAGCCGTGCTCAGCTGGTTCGCGTATTGGCTCGACACCGGCGATTACCGCAAGAACGTGCCCATCTATTACACGCCGGGCCAGGTGTTGTGGCACAACACGTTCCTCTTCATCTGCGGATTCGTGTTCTTCTTCCTGATCGCTCCGCTCATTCCGGTGATGTGGCTGAGCTTCAACGCCGAGAACTTCTTTACCTTCACGCCTGAAATGCTGAACTTCCAGGCCGAGGGCTATTCGCTGAAGCACTACCGCGACTTCCTGGGCACCGACGAGTGGATGACGCCGCTGAAGAACTCGCTGATCATCGCGCCCTTCGCGACGTTCATCTCGGTCAGCCTCGGCACGCTGGCGGCCATCGGCCTGTCGCAAAGCCATGTGCCCGGGCGGCAGGCGATCATGGCAATCCTGATCTCGCCGATGATCGTTCCGTTGATCATTTCGGCCACCGGGATGTTCTTTTTCTATGCACCTCTGGGCAACTGGCTGGAAGCGAACCTGGGGCTGGACCAGGCTTTTGTCGGGTATGTGAAGGTGATCCTGGCACACGCGGCGCTGGGCGTGCCGTTCGTGATCATCACGGTGACGGCCACGCTGGTCGGCTTCGACCGCTCGTTGACGCGGGCGTCGGCCAACATGGGGGCGAACCCGGTCACGACCTTCTTCCGGGTTCAGATGCCGCTGATCCTGCCGGGGGTGATCTCGGGCGGGCTCTTTGCCTTCATCACATCGTTTGACGAGGTGGTGGTGGTGTTGTTCGTCGGTTCGGCGCAGCAACAGACCCTGCCGTGGCAGATGTTCACAGGCCTGCGCGAGCAGATCTCGCCGACGATCCTTGCGGCGGCCACGATTCTCGTGACGATCTCGATCCTGTTGTTGACGACGGTAGAGCTGTTGCGCCGCCGGTCGGAGCGCCTGCGCGGGCTGAGTCCGGGCTGA
- a CDS encoding branched-chain amino acid aminotransferase, with product MAAYDDRDGKIWMDGKLVEWRDANVHILTHGLHYASSVFEGERCYNGKIFESRKHSERLHYSAGQLDFEIPYTVDEIEAAKMEVLQANGFDNAYVRAVAWRGAGEDMGVASARNPVRLAIAAWEWGAYYGDAKMKGAKLDISKWKRPSPETIPSHAKAAGLYMICTLSKHAAEAKGCSDAMMFDYRGYVAEATGANIFFVKDGEVHTPDPDCFLNGITRQTVIGMLKDRQVKVHERHIMPEELEGFEQCWLTGTAAEVTPVGQIGDYNFEVGALTRDIAESYEKLVRA from the coding sequence ATGGCAGCGTATGATGATCGCGACGGCAAGATCTGGATGGACGGCAAACTGGTCGAATGGCGGGACGCGAACGTGCACATCCTGACCCACGGCCTGCACTACGCCAGTTCCGTCTTCGAAGGCGAGCGGTGCTACAACGGCAAGATCTTCGAGAGCCGCAAGCACTCGGAACGCCTGCACTATTCCGCCGGCCAGCTTGATTTCGAGATCCCCTACACCGTCGACGAGATCGAGGCTGCCAAGATGGAGGTCCTTCAGGCCAACGGCTTCGACAACGCCTATGTGCGCGCGGTCGCGTGGCGCGGTGCCGGCGAGGACATGGGCGTCGCATCGGCCCGCAACCCCGTGCGCCTGGCCATTGCCGCCTGGGAATGGGGCGCATATTACGGCGACGCCAAGATGAAGGGCGCCAAGCTCGACATCTCCAAGTGGAAACGTCCCAGCCCCGAAACCATCCCCAGCCATGCCAAGGCCGCCGGTCTTTACATGATCTGCACCCTTTCCAAGCACGCCGCCGAGGCGAAAGGCTGTTCCGACGCGATGATGTTCGACTATCGCGGCTACGTGGCCGAGGCGACCGGCGCCAACATCTTCTTCGTCAAGGACGGCGAGGTGCATACGCCCGACCCCGACTGTTTCCTCAACGGCATCACCCGGCAGACCGTCATCGGCATGTTGAAGGACCGTCAGGTCAAGGTGCACGAACGTCATATCATGCCCGAGGAGCTGGAAGGCTTCGAGCAGTGCTGGCTGACCGGAACCGCCGCCGAGGTGACGCCCGTTGGCCAGATCGGCGACTACAATTTCGAGGTCGGCGCGCTGACCCGCGACATCGCGGAGAGCTACGAGAAACTGGTGCGCGCGTAG
- a CDS encoding ABC transporter permease — translation MSDVTDATTGKAAPTPDDGLRIADSNEGGPVLAADGTPLKKSLSRTLRRQKMRALLLIAPLLIFVLVTFIVPIVSMLLRSVDNTIVPDTLPQTVSAIAEWDPTASDLPDEPVYEALYYDLFLASEAKEHTKLGTRLNYELTGLSSQFRSVGRDLDEIGEDQIDALEDLAEDTWDNETFWFDLMRGGENAEESDQSVLDDARKRLQVLTGDSYSGGTGFLPGAEISALLPRTAYEYASFAVYTAIAEEDVVAEEEPWEAVKIALIQELQAGADVASYSGFGAEQLVAAQEMLAEQPQPNFKDAFLEIDKGWGNPLTWKTLSVYKASYTPGYFLNAADYQLGFDGVEARPANQQIYIKLFMRTLYMSLIITGSCILLGYPVAWILANLPLRTANVLMILVLLPFWTSLLVRTSAWKVLLQQQGVINEILVWLGFVHDANRLILMNNATGTIIAMTHILLPFMILPLYSVMKTIPPSYLRAAKSLGATNVTAFRRVYFPQSVPGIGAGSILVFILSIGYYITPEIVGGTDGVFISNRIAYHISSSLNWGLAAALGTILLVVVLVLYWCYDRIVGIDNVKLGG, via the coding sequence ATGAGCGATGTGACTGACGCCACGACCGGCAAGGCGGCGCCCACGCCCGATGACGGGCTGCGCATTGCGGACAGCAACGAGGGCGGGCCTGTTCTGGCTGCCGACGGTACGCCGCTGAAGAAAAGCCTTTCGCGGACCTTGCGCCGCCAGAAGATGCGGGCGTTGCTGCTGATCGCTCCGCTGCTGATCTTCGTCCTCGTAACCTTTATCGTTCCCATTGTCTCGATGCTGCTGCGGTCGGTCGACAACACGATCGTGCCCGATACCCTGCCGCAGACGGTCAGCGCGATTGCAGAGTGGGACCCGACCGCAAGCGACCTGCCGGACGAGCCTGTCTACGAGGCGCTTTACTACGACCTGTTCCTGGCCTCCGAGGCCAAGGAGCACACCAAGCTGGGCACGCGCCTGAACTACGAACTAACGGGCCTGTCCTCGCAGTTCCGGTCTGTCGGACGCGACCTTGACGAGATCGGCGAAGACCAGATCGACGCGCTGGAAGACCTGGCCGAGGACACCTGGGACAACGAGACGTTCTGGTTCGACCTGATGCGGGGCGGAGAGAACGCCGAGGAGAGCGACCAGTCCGTTCTGGATGACGCCCGGAAGCGGCTTCAGGTCCTGACAGGCGACAGCTATTCTGGCGGAACCGGCTTCCTGCCGGGGGCGGAGATTTCCGCGCTTCTGCCGCGCACCGCCTATGAATACGCCAGTTTTGCCGTCTATACCGCCATCGCGGAAGAGGATGTCGTCGCCGAGGAAGAACCCTGGGAAGCGGTCAAGATCGCTCTGATTCAAGAGTTGCAGGCCGGTGCCGATGTGGCCTCCTACAGCGGCTTCGGAGCAGAGCAGCTTGTTGCGGCGCAGGAGATGCTGGCGGAACAGCCGCAGCCGAATTTCAAGGACGCGTTTCTGGAGATCGACAAGGGTTGGGGCAACCCGCTCACCTGGAAGACGCTGAGCGTTTACAAGGCGTCCTACACGCCGGGGTATTTCCTGAATGCGGCGGATTACCAGCTGGGCTTTGACGGTGTCGAGGCGCGGCCCGCGAACCAGCAGATCTACATCAAGCTGTTCATGCGCACGCTCTACATGTCGCTGATCATCACCGGCAGCTGCATCCTCTTGGGCTATCCGGTGGCGTGGATCCTGGCCAACCTGCCGCTGCGCACGGCGAACGTGCTGATGATCCTCGTGCTGCTGCCGTTCTGGACCTCGCTTCTGGTGCGGACTTCGGCCTGGAAGGTACTGTTGCAGCAGCAGGGGGTGATCAACGAGATCCTCGTGTGGCTGGGCTTCGTCCATGACGCGAACCGATTGATATTGATGAACAACGCAACCGGCACGATCATCGCCATGACGCATATCCTGCTGCCGTTCATGATCCTGCCGCTCTATTCGGTGATGAAGACGATCCCGCCGTCCTACCTGCGCGCGGCGAAGTCGCTGGGCGCGACGAACGTCACGGCCTTCCGGCGGGTCTATTTTCCGCAATCGGTGCCGGGTATCGGGGCGGGGTCGATCCTCGTGTTCATCCTGTCGATCGGGTACTACATCACGCCAGAGATCGTGGGCGGCACCGACGGTGTCTTCATCTCGAACCGGATCGCCTATCATATCTCCAGCTCGCTGAACTGGGGTCTGGCGGCTGCTCTGGGCACCATCCTGCTGGTCGTCGTTCTGGTGCTTTACTGGTGCTACGACAGGATCGTGGGCATCGATAACGTCAAGTTGGGGGGCTAG
- a CDS encoding ABC transporter ATP-binding protein: MTESQASDAFVAFDRVQKSYDGETLVVKDLNLSMPKGEFLTMLGPSGSGKTTCLMMLAGFETATHGRILLDGVSINDIPPHKRGIGMVFQNYALFPHMTVAENLSFPLEVRKIGKSDREAKVKRALDMVQMGAFGGRRPAQLSGGQQQRIALARALVFEPELVLMDEPLGALDKQLREHMQFEITKLAHDLGITTVYVTHDQTEALTMSDRVAVFDDGRIQQLAPPDELYESPQNSFVAQFIGENNTLEGTVKQIQGGLAQVQLDDGGIIDCKPVNVSEVGERTRVSIRPERVEFDKKRLKEGTHTIKAEVLEFIYMGDIFRTRLSVAGNDNFVIKSRNAPDQTRLTPGETIEIGWLPEDCRALDAN, from the coding sequence TTGACCGAATCGCAAGCGAGCGATGCGTTCGTCGCATTTGATCGTGTTCAGAAAAGCTACGACGGCGAAACGCTGGTCGTGAAGGACCTGAACCTTTCCATGCCCAAGGGCGAATTCCTGACGATGCTGGGGCCGTCGGGGTCCGGCAAGACCACCTGTCTGATGATGCTGGCGGGATTCGAAACCGCAACGCATGGCCGCATCCTGCTCGACGGGGTGTCGATCAACGATATCCCGCCGCACAAGCGCGGCATCGGCATGGTGTTCCAGAACTACGCCCTTTTCCCGCACATGACCGTGGCCGAGAACCTCAGCTTTCCGCTGGAGGTTCGCAAGATCGGCAAGTCCGATCGTGAAGCCAAGGTAAAGCGCGCGCTCGACATGGTGCAGATGGGTGCCTTTGGTGGCCGCCGCCCGGCACAGCTTTCGGGTGGTCAGCAACAGCGGATCGCACTGGCCCGCGCGCTGGTGTTCGAGCCGGAGCTGGTCCTGATGGACGAGCCCCTTGGTGCCCTCGACAAGCAGTTGCGCGAGCACATGCAGTTCGAGATCACCAAACTGGCGCATGATCTGGGCATCACCACGGTTTACGTGACGCACGACCAGACGGAGGCGCTGACCATGTCGGACCGCGTCGCGGTGTTCGACGATGGCCGTATCCAGCAGCTGGCGCCGCCGGACGAGCTGTACGAGAGCCCGCAAAACAGCTTTGTCGCGCAGTTCATCGGCGAGAACAACACGCTGGAGGGCACCGTAAAGCAGATCCAGGGCGGTCTCGCGCAGGTGCAACTGGACGATGGCGGAATCATCGATTGCAAGCCGGTCAACGTCAGCGAAGTGGGCGAGCGTACCCGCGTCTCGATCCGGCCGGAACGCGTGGAATTCGACAAGAAACGTCTCAAGGAAGGCACCCACACGATCAAGGCCGAGGTGCTGGAATTCATCTACATGGGTGACATTTTCCGCACCCGTCTGAGCGTGGCGGGCAACGACAATTTCGTGATCAAGTCGCGGAACGCGCCGGACCAGACGCGGCTGACACCGGGCGAGACCATCGAGATCGGCTGGCTGCCCGAGGATTGCCGCGCACTGGATGCGAACTAG
- a CDS encoding response regulator: protein MNDPAPHLLIVDDDERIRDLLRKFLARNGFLVSVARDADHARRVLSGLEFDLIVMDVMMPGEDGVSLTRSLRETIDTPILLLTAKGETEERIAGLEAGADDYLPKPFEPKELLLRINAILRRMPEAEPEHAAPKVLSMGPVRFDIERSELMRGEDMIRLTATEVQLMRIFAENLREPVSRTKLVEDLGRDRGQAQERAVDVQITRLRRKIESDPKQPRYLQTVRGEGYMLAPD, encoded by the coding sequence ATGAACGATCCGGCGCCGCACCTTCTGATCGTCGACGACGACGAGCGCATTCGCGACCTGTTGCGCAAGTTTCTTGCGCGAAACGGGTTCCTGGTGTCCGTGGCGCGTGATGCGGATCATGCGCGCCGCGTGCTGTCGGGGCTGGAGTTCGACCTGATCGTGATGGACGTGATGATGCCGGGCGAGGACGGCGTTTCCCTGACGCGATCGTTGCGCGAAACGATCGACACGCCGATCCTTCTGCTGACTGCAAAGGGAGAGACGGAGGAGCGCATCGCCGGACTGGAGGCCGGTGCGGACGACTATCTGCCCAAGCCCTTCGAGCCGAAGGAACTACTGCTGCGGATCAACGCGATCCTGCGCCGGATGCCGGAGGCCGAGCCCGAACATGCAGCCCCCAAGGTTCTGAGCATGGGGCCTGTGCGGTTCGACATAGAGCGGTCCGAGCTGATGCGCGGCGAGGACATGATCCGGCTGACGGCGACGGAGGTCCAGCTGATGCGGATCTTTGCAGAGAACCTGCGCGAGCCGGTGAGCCGCACCAAGCTGGTCGAAGACCTGGGCCGCGACAGGGGCCAGGCGCAGGAGCGGGCCGTGGACGTCCAGATCACGCGCCTGCGGCGCAAGATCGAGTCCGATCCGAAACAGCCGCGATACCTGCAAACCGTGCGTGGCGAAGGCTATATGCTGGCGCCGGACTGA
- a CDS encoding citrate lyase subunit alpha: protein MRTAIGAAGLRDGATLSFHHHLRNGDDVMREVLQTCTEEGLRDLHIAPSSLFPCHAALIPFLEDGIVTRITTSYINGPLAEAVQRGLLPHPVRLQTHGGRAEAIASGRLKIDAAFIATPAVDTERNLGGAAGPNACGPLGYAMVDAAHARFVTAVTDHAVDDLPRVCIPAEQVDLVVTVDSIGDAQQVASGTTARAPSAKGQAIADLTARLIACSGLLRDGFSFQTGAGATSLAVARSLAPVIAERGVVGDFAAGGITGPLVQMLHSGLFRHLLDVQAFDGAAVTSYANDTAHRAMSAWDYASPANPDSAASRLDVMILGAAEVDMDFNVNVTCASDGRIIGGSGGHADTAAGAKLAIVTTPLCAGGFPKLIERLTCLTTPGDTVGAVVTEEGIAISSAAPELARAAKNAGLPLSSLDDLRRKAEAQATQRATPRFAERVIAECEAPDGTVIDHVRALVP from the coding sequence GTGCGTACCGCAATCGGGGCCGCTGGCCTGCGGGACGGTGCGACGCTGTCGTTTCACCATCACCTGCGGAACGGCGACGACGTGATGCGCGAGGTCTTGCAGACCTGCACCGAAGAGGGCCTGCGCGACCTGCACATCGCGCCATCCTCGCTCTTTCCCTGCCATGCGGCCCTGATCCCGTTCCTTGAAGACGGGATCGTCACGCGGATCACCACGTCCTACATCAACGGGCCCCTCGCCGAGGCGGTGCAGCGCGGTCTTCTGCCTCATCCAGTCCGCCTGCAAACCCATGGTGGCAGAGCCGAGGCCATTGCCTCAGGCCGACTGAAAATCGACGCGGCCTTCATCGCCACACCGGCGGTGGACACCGAACGCAACCTCGGCGGCGCTGCGGGCCCGAACGCCTGCGGGCCGTTGGGGTATGCCATGGTCGATGCCGCCCACGCCCGCTTCGTCACCGCGGTCACCGATCACGCCGTGGACGACCTACCACGTGTCTGCATCCCAGCCGAGCAGGTCGATCTCGTGGTCACCGTCGACAGCATCGGTGACGCGCAGCAGGTAGCCTCTGGTACGACCGCCCGGGCGCCGTCGGCCAAGGGGCAGGCCATCGCCGACCTGACCGCCCGCCTCATTGCCTGCAGCGGCCTTCTGCGGGACGGTTTCAGTTTCCAGACCGGGGCCGGCGCGACATCTCTTGCCGTCGCCCGCAGCCTGGCGCCGGTCATAGCCGAACGCGGCGTGGTTGGCGATTTCGCGGCGGGCGGCATCACCGGGCCACTGGTGCAGATGCTGCATTCCGGTCTCTTCCGACACCTGCTCGACGTTCAGGCTTTCGACGGAGCCGCCGTGACCTCGTATGCCAATGACACCGCGCATCGCGCGATGTCCGCGTGGGATTACGCGAGCCCTGCCAATCCGGACAGCGCCGCGTCGCGCCTCGACGTGATGATCCTCGGCGCGGCAGAGGTCGACATGGATTTCAACGTCAACGTCACCTGTGCCAGCGACGGGCGTATCATCGGTGGCTCTGGCGGCCATGCCGACACCGCGGCGGGCGCGAAACTGGCCATCGTGACGACCCCGCTGTGCGCCGGCGGATTTCCCAAGCTGATCGAACGGCTGACCTGTCTCACCACGCCGGGCGACACGGTCGGCGCCGTGGTCACGGAAGAGGGGATCGCCATTTCCTCCGCTGCCCCAGAGCTGGCCCGGGCCGCGAAGAACGCCGGGTTGCCGCTTTCATCGCTCGACGATCTGCGCCGTAAGGCCGAAGCGCAGGCGACGCAACGTGCAACGCCGAGATTCGCTGAACGCGTTATTGCCGAATGCGAAGCGCCAGACGGCACGGTAATCGATCACGTGCGCGCTCTTGTACCTTGA
- a CDS encoding MarR family winged helix-turn-helix transcriptional regulator produces MAEAHGGENLLFLTDEQLRQGIEAMFFAYRGFTADPDRILATMAYGRAHHRALHFIARRPGTTVNNLLGILGVTKQSLNRVLRTLIEDGLVESQQGKTDRRERHLTLTDKGRGLEQTLSDAQRARMRAAYRKAGPEAVAGFRQVLEAMMDPDMRRKYHAIREADS; encoded by the coding sequence ATGGCCGAAGCGCATGGCGGCGAAAATCTGTTGTTCCTGACCGACGAACAGTTGCGACAGGGCATCGAGGCGATGTTCTTTGCCTATCGCGGTTTCACCGCCGATCCCGACCGTATCCTGGCCACGATGGCGTATGGCCGCGCGCATCACCGCGCGCTTCACTTCATCGCGCGCCGTCCCGGCACGACGGTGAACAATCTTCTGGGTATTCTGGGGGTCACGAAACAGTCTCTGAATCGGGTCTTGCGTACACTGATCGAGGATGGACTGGTCGAAAGCCAGCAGGGCAAGACGGACAGGCGTGAGCGTCATCTGACGCTGACGGACAAGGGGCGCGGACTGGAACAGACGCTGTCCGATGCACAAAGAGCCCGGATGCGGGCGGCCTATCGCAAGGCGGGACCGGAGGCCGTGGCGGGTTTCCGGCAGGTGCTCGAAGCGATGATGGACCCGGATATGCGGCGGAAGTATCATGCGATCCGGGAGGCTGACTCATGA